The following proteins are co-located in the Haloarcula marismortui ATCC 43049 genome:
- a CDS encoding DUF7124 domain-containing protein has product MDGGSGDMTLAFDLDALKQLAYPDSVFNDARQWSEYVGVISEQPTYVVTNFTRKHRIRQDFFSGPRGREESLENVKEQFDTDRHVFVGADDEDADLAETAGWEYLPVTQAAEAADWDLGEPETPDTATDEDEQRDDWP; this is encoded by the coding sequence ATGGATGGCGGCAGCGGCGATATGACACTCGCGTTCGACCTCGACGCCCTCAAGCAACTGGCCTACCCGGACAGCGTGTTCAACGACGCGCGCCAGTGGTCTGAGTACGTCGGCGTCATCTCCGAACAGCCCACTTACGTCGTGACCAACTTCACCCGGAAACACCGGATCAGACAGGACTTCTTCTCAGGGCCGCGCGGCCGCGAGGAGAGCCTCGAAAACGTCAAAGAGCAGTTCGACACTGACCGACACGTCTTCGTCGGCGCTGACGACGAGGACGCCGATCTCGCCGAGACGGCGGGCTGGGAGTACCTCCCCGTCACGCAGGCCGCAGAGGCGGCCGACTGGGACCTTGGCGAACCCGAGACGCCGGACACAGCAACTGACGAGGACGAGCAGCGCGACGACTGGCCGTAA